TCTTCTATAAAAATTTTTTAAGAAATGAAATTAAAAATTTTAACTATTCAATAAAAATTTCTCCAAGCTTCATTCTTGAAGGTGAATTTTTAGAAATCTCTTACTTTTTAAAATTCTTTAAAACAAATTTAATTAATTTTGAGTTAATTCCTTCTCTTCCAACATATTTTATACCAATTGAAAATAAAAATTTATATCTCGAAATTTATAAAAATAATGAATTTATACATAAATTTAGAGTTAGAGCTAAAAAAAGGGGTAAATATTTTCTTGGAAGTTTTAAAGTAAGAGTTTATGATATTTTAGGTCTTGTCAACATAGAACAATTTTTTGATCTTAAAATTGAAGTAGTTGTTTATCCAAAAATGATTGATATTAAAAAATCTATTATTAAAATGAGAGAACCATCTTTCGGAATAAAAGTAAAAGAGAAAATTTTTGAAGATTTTACATCTATTCAAGGTCATAGAAAATATACTGGTAATGAAGAGCTTAAAAAGATAAATTGGAAACTTTCTGCTCATACTGGTGAACTTTTGGTAAAAGAATTTCCATCAACAGCAATAACTTCTGTTACACTTATTATTGATACATTTGGTTCAAATAATCCAAGAAATCAAGAAATATATGAAGAACATGTGACAACTATATCTTCATCTTTTATATATTTTTTTGAAAGATCTAAATTTTATTATGGTTTATGGATTCCAGAATATTTGAGAATTGAAGAAAAAAATGGAAAAGACCATCTTATAAAAGTTCTTTCAGTAATTTCAGATTTAAAAAATACAAAAGAAATTGATTTTTCATCTTTTATAATTGAAAATTCAAGAAAGATAAAAGAGTTAAGAAATGTATTAATAATCAAAAGAACTATAAATATTCCTGAACTTTATAATCTTATAAAAACAAAAAGCATGTTTTCAAATTTTACAATTTTTCTTCTTCCAGATTTTGGATTCTTATACCCTTGGGAAAAACCTCATCCATATAATATACAAGAAACAGAAGAAATAGAGTATGTAAGAAAAATAAAAGATTCTTTAAAAAGAGATGGAATTAATATTATAATTATAAGAGGAAATGAAAGCATCAAAGATCTTGTTTTTGTATAATTTAACTCTTATTTTAAACTGGTTTTTAGTAAGTTTTTTACTTATAAATATTTTGTTTAAGAATATTTTTTTATCAATTTTAATTCCAGCTTTTTTCTTTATTTTTATTCCTAGTTTTAAGAATATAAATATAGAAACCACTTTAAAAATATTAATCAGCATTTTTTCAATTTTTATGATTTTCATTACAAACACTCCTATTACTTTTCAAATTTTTCTAAAAATTCTTTTGTTCTCATTTATTTATATTCTCTCATTGATAACTTTAAAAACAGAAATTTCAAATTATCTATCAATTATACTAATTGCCATTATATTATTTTTTTATGAAAGATTTATTGGAACCAATTTGTTGATCTTTATTTTGTCTTTTATTTTTATAATCCAATCAATTTTTTTAAATTTTTTTAAAAATAAAACTTATTATTTTTGGGAAAATAATTTTTTAATGAAAACATCACAAGGTAAAAGAATTTTTAAAAATTTAATTTTGATTTCATTAATTTCAATTATTTTAATCTCAATGATATCATCAATAAATATTAATTTTATAAATAAATTGACATTACCAAGTGATTTTATATTAAATAGAAATGAAAATTTACAAGAAGAAAAAAATTTTGAAACAAAAGATTCTAAAATAACGATATTTACTAAAAGATATATTTTTAGAATTAGTGATTTTTCAAGAAAATTCTTAAATTTTCTTTTTAATTCTTTCTATCTTATTCTATTTTTAGGTATTTTCGTAATTTTAATATTATTTGGAATAAAATTTTATAATCTTATTAAAGCAGTTTATGGAA
The sequence above is drawn from the Caldisericia bacterium genome and encodes:
- a CDS encoding DUF58 domain-containing protein, whose protein sequence is MFKNFKKEIILFIILFIGILLNSKFLISISIFFVLYILFYKNFLRNEIKNFNYSIKISPSFILEGEFLEISYFLKFFKTNLINFELIPSLPTYFIPIENKNLYLEIYKNNEFIHKFRVRAKKRGKYFLGSFKVRVYDILGLVNIEQFFDLKIEVVVYPKMIDIKKSIIKMREPSFGIKVKEKIFEDFTSIQGHRKYTGNEELKKINWKLSAHTGELLVKEFPSTAITSVTLIIDTFGSNNPRNQEIYEEHVTTISSSFIYFFERSKFYYGLWIPEYLRIEEKNGKDHLIKVLSVISDLKNTKEIDFSSFIIENSRKIKELRNVLIIKRTINIPELYNLIKTKSMFSNFTIFLLPDFGFLYPWEKPHPYNIQETEEIEYVRKIKDSLKRDGINIIIIRGNESIKDLVFV